In a genomic window of Streptomyces sp. BHT-5-2:
- a CDS encoding sensor histidine kinase, translating into MWTPGRIVGETLLCAVLGLLAAAAEVPAGLLSDAGVVRVVAVGLAAALLSLLRRVLPATVLLITATGMNEFSGLTVLVVVAAWSAGRRIDGVGKAAGTFAAAYALSLGLTFLRDPLSLTMTLTFAVPLLLVMIVVPGLISRYWSQRRTLTDILREYNAQLLRERAMIAGQARMRERQRIAQDMHDSLGHHLTLISVHTGALEVDRELTGRQREAVGVLREASVAALHELREVVGLLKDGIESPGTSPATPAVQAPGEGHATVPSRGVAGIESLVAASRTAGTAVELRHSGEPRPLPPTADHAAYRLAQEGLTNAHKHAPGAAITIELRYEPDALVVEVANGPAPETAETGRSVVSGGQGLTGIRERTWLIGGMVHAGPTADGGFRLAGVLPYASPEGCAPSRPPGDAETTFAGPTGDFREQIPAGPLGEGVPVIDGNGLPKELARAMSRKTKRSGVAIGCGIAALILLLLVVFGVVAAVFLVGETDKAMIEPKQYDAVRVGQPETAVRAKLPRGNSFLAEGLDKGAPPAPMGAACLTLMSTENGSSWSTEPVFRFCFKGGKLIEKKSFEITR; encoded by the coding sequence ATGTGGACTCCCGGGCGCATCGTGGGCGAAACGCTGCTCTGCGCGGTGCTCGGGCTGCTGGCGGCGGCCGCCGAGGTCCCGGCAGGTCTGCTGTCCGATGCCGGCGTCGTACGGGTCGTCGCCGTGGGGCTGGCAGCCGCGCTGCTGTCGCTCCTGCGCCGGGTCCTCCCTGCGACCGTGCTCCTGATCACCGCCACCGGCATGAACGAGTTCAGCGGCCTCACCGTGCTCGTCGTGGTCGCCGCCTGGTCGGCCGGCCGGCGGATCGACGGTGTCGGCAAGGCGGCCGGCACCTTCGCCGCCGCATACGCCCTCTCCCTCGGCCTGACCTTCCTGAGGGATCCGCTCTCCCTCACCATGACCCTCACGTTCGCCGTCCCGCTGCTGCTGGTCATGATCGTCGTCCCTGGTCTGATCAGCCGCTACTGGTCGCAGCGCCGCACGCTGACGGACATCCTGCGGGAGTACAACGCCCAGCTGCTGCGCGAACGCGCGATGATCGCCGGGCAGGCCCGGATGCGGGAGCGGCAGCGCATCGCGCAGGACATGCACGACAGCCTCGGCCATCACCTCACCCTCATCTCGGTCCACACCGGGGCGCTGGAGGTGGACCGGGAGCTGACCGGGCGCCAGCGGGAGGCCGTCGGGGTGTTGCGCGAGGCGTCGGTGGCCGCGCTGCACGAGCTGCGCGAGGTGGTGGGGCTGCTCAAGGATGGCATCGAGAGTCCTGGCACAAGCCCCGCCACCCCTGCCGTACAGGCCCCTGGAGAAGGGCATGCCACGGTGCCGTCCCGCGGGGTGGCCGGCATCGAGAGTCTGGTGGCAGCGTCCCGGACCGCGGGGACCGCCGTGGAGCTGCGGCACTCCGGCGAGCCCCGCCCGCTCCCCCCGACCGCGGACCACGCGGCGTACCGCCTCGCCCAGGAGGGCCTGACCAACGCCCACAAGCACGCCCCGGGCGCCGCGATCACCATCGAGCTGCGGTACGAGCCGGACGCACTGGTCGTGGAGGTCGCGAACGGCCCCGCCCCGGAGACGGCGGAGACCGGGCGGAGCGTGGTGAGCGGCGGGCAGGGCCTGACCGGGATCCGGGAACGGACCTGGCTGATCGGGGGCATGGTCCATGCGGGCCCGACGGCGGACGGTGGTTTCCGGCTGGCGGGCGTGCTGCCCTACGCCTCGCCGGAAGGCTGTGCCCCGAGCCGCCCACCGGGGGATGCGGAGACGACGTTCGCCGGTCCCACCGGCGACTTTCGGGAGCAGATCCCGGCCGGCCCCCTGGGCGAAGGTGTTCCGGTCATCGACGGGAACGGTCTTCCGAAGGAGCTGGCCAGGGCCATGAGCAGGAAAACGAAGCGAAGCGGCGTCGCCATCGGTTGCGGGATCGCGGCACTGATCCTCCTACTGCTGGTGGTCTTCGGGGTCGTCGCCGCGGTCTTCCTGGTGGGCGAGACCGACAAGGCCATGATCGAGCCGAAGCAGTACGACGCGGTGCGGGTGGGCCAGCCGGAGACGGCGGTCCGCGCGAAACTGCCTCGCGGGAACTCGTTCCTGGCCGAGGGCCTGGACAAGGGTGCACCGCCCGCACCGATGGGCGCCGCATGCCTCACGCTGATGTCCACCGAGAACGGCAGCAGTTGGAGCACGGAGCCGGTGTTCCGGTTCTGCTTCAAGGGCGGCAAGCTGATCGAGAAGAAGTCCTTCGAGATCACGAGGTGA
- a CDS encoding peptidase inhibitor family I36 protein, with protein MNVTMKPRSTAARRVFSLLAASLLAAGAVLATSASAEAVPCGSGNFCVWTDANYTGLKIEHSGDDHWWEGDMAWHDSSWANHGISGPGVKDHVKVYSGRELLGHVTICLAPGQEIGYNAAANDKGASHTWTMGC; from the coding sequence ATGAACGTCACGATGAAGCCGCGGTCGACCGCCGCCCGGCGCGTCTTCTCCCTCCTCGCCGCCTCCCTCCTCGCCGCCGGCGCCGTGCTCGCCACCTCCGCCTCCGCTGAGGCGGTGCCGTGCGGCAGCGGGAACTTCTGCGTCTGGACCGACGCGAACTACACCGGCCTGAAGATCGAGCACAGCGGCGACGACCACTGGTGGGAGGGCGACATGGCATGGCACGACTCGTCCTGGGCCAACCACGGCATCTCCGGCCCCGGCGTCAAGGACCACGTCAAGGTCTACTCCGGCCGCGAACTCCTCGGCCATGTCACCATCTGCCTCGCCCCGGGCCAGGAGATCGGCTACAACGCCGCCGCCAACGACAAGGGAGCCTCCCACACCTGGACGATGGGCTGTTGA
- a CDS encoding SpoIIE family protein phosphatase: protein MASVRSLAGQMFVLQALIIVLLIAAAVAALALLARNDRFQAARARSLAAAESFAHAPGLPAVLRGPNPAAVLQPLAEAARKAGGVDFIVVMNRDGTRYSSPRPERIGKKFIGTIGPSLAGHVTIESLQGPVGEEMQAVVPVLDGGRVVGMVASGLKISKISGSADRLLPLLIGAGAGALALATAGTALVSRRLRRQTHGLGPAEMTRMYEHHDAVLHAVREGVVIVGDEGRVVLANDEARRLLALPPDVEGRQVDSLDLDARTTELLLSRRDASDEVIPVGDRLLAVNNRSTDRHGGPPGSVATLRDSTELRALAGKAAAAQGRLRLLYEASVAVGTTLDVTRTAEELTEVAARRFADYVTVDLAEPVLRGEEPPPGAYTEAPELRRVALSGTFTHPQYRVGEVYRYVPATPMATVFVSERPVLVPDLLAASEWLAGDPERTRIVIEHGLRSLITVPLKARGVLMGVANFWRKRESPPLEEDDLTLAEELAARAAVCIDNARRFTREHSMAVALQRSLLPRGLPEQTALDVAYRYLPARTGVGGDWFDVIPLPGARVALVVGDVVGHGLHAAATMGRLRTAVQNFSTLDLPPDELLARLDDLVARIDQDTATDTAVHPAVGTATDADTDTKTDTDSATIEAGPATDELAITGATCLYAIYDPTTGTCTMARAGHPPPAVVRPDGTVEFTELPAGPPLGVGSLPFTAVELRLPEGSSVVLYTDGLVEDRERDVDTGLEILGTALARPSRPPEETCDVVISALRPDRRRDDITLLVARTRLMDPDRIAEWDVPPDPSAVAGARAEVTRQLTGWGLEEQAFTTELILSELITNAIRYAPGPIKVRLLYDRTLICEVTDTSSTSPHLRYAAHEDEGGRGLFLIAQLTERWGTRYFARGKAIWTEQAVT from the coding sequence ATGGCGAGCGTGCGCAGCCTCGCCGGGCAGATGTTCGTGCTGCAGGCGCTGATCATCGTGCTGCTCATCGCGGCGGCGGTGGCCGCGCTGGCGCTGCTGGCTCGGAACGACCGCTTCCAGGCGGCGCGAGCCCGCTCGCTGGCCGCCGCCGAGAGCTTCGCCCACGCCCCCGGCCTACCCGCCGTGCTGCGCGGCCCGAACCCGGCTGCCGTGCTCCAGCCGCTGGCCGAAGCGGCCCGCAAGGCGGGCGGTGTCGACTTCATCGTCGTCATGAACCGGGACGGCACCCGCTATTCGAGCCCGCGGCCGGAACGGATCGGCAAGAAGTTCATCGGCACCATCGGGCCGTCGTTGGCCGGCCACGTCACCATCGAAAGCCTCCAGGGTCCCGTCGGTGAGGAGATGCAGGCCGTCGTCCCGGTGCTGGACGGGGGCCGAGTCGTGGGCATGGTCGCGTCCGGGCTCAAGATCAGCAAGATCAGCGGTTCCGCCGACCGGCTGCTCCCGCTCCTCATCGGCGCGGGCGCCGGCGCGCTGGCCCTGGCCACAGCCGGAACGGCCCTGGTGAGCCGGCGGCTGCGGCGGCAGACCCACGGTCTGGGACCGGCCGAGATGACGCGGATGTACGAGCACCACGACGCGGTGCTGCACGCCGTGCGCGAGGGCGTGGTCATCGTCGGCGACGAGGGCCGGGTCGTACTCGCCAACGACGAGGCACGCCGGCTCCTCGCGCTGCCCCCGGACGTGGAGGGGCGGCAGGTCGACAGCCTCGACCTCGACGCCAGGACGACGGAGCTGCTGCTCTCCCGGCGCGATGCCTCCGACGAAGTGATCCCCGTCGGCGACCGTCTCCTGGCGGTGAACAACCGGTCGACGGACCGCCACGGCGGTCCGCCCGGCAGCGTCGCCACCTTGCGGGACTCCACCGAGCTGCGCGCCCTCGCCGGGAAGGCCGCGGCCGCCCAGGGCAGGCTCCGGCTGCTCTACGAGGCGAGCGTGGCCGTCGGCACGACCCTGGACGTCACCCGCACCGCCGAGGAGCTCACCGAGGTGGCCGCACGCCGGTTCGCCGACTACGTCACCGTCGACCTCGCCGAGCCCGTCCTGCGCGGTGAGGAGCCGCCGCCCGGCGCCTACACGGAGGCGCCGGAGCTGCGGCGCGTGGCGCTCAGCGGTACGTTCACCCATCCCCAGTACCGGGTGGGCGAGGTGTACCGGTACGTCCCCGCCACGCCGATGGCCACCGTCTTCGTCAGCGAACGGCCCGTGCTCGTACCCGATCTGCTCGCCGCCTCCGAATGGCTTGCGGGAGACCCCGAGCGCACTCGCATCGTCATCGAACACGGCCTCAGGTCGCTCATCACCGTGCCGCTCAAGGCGCGCGGTGTGCTGATGGGCGTCGCCAACTTCTGGCGGAAGCGGGAAAGCCCGCCCTTGGAAGAGGACGACCTGACCCTGGCCGAGGAGCTGGCGGCCCGGGCGGCCGTCTGCATCGACAACGCGCGCCGCTTCACCCGCGAACACTCCATGGCCGTGGCCCTCCAGCGCAGCCTGCTCCCCCGCGGCCTGCCCGAACAGACCGCCCTCGACGTCGCCTACCGGTACCTCCCCGCCCGGACCGGAGTGGGCGGGGACTGGTTCGACGTCATCCCGCTGCCCGGAGCCAGGGTCGCGCTCGTCGTCGGCGACGTGGTGGGCCACGGGCTGCACGCAGCCGCGACCATGGGCCGGCTGCGCACCGCCGTACAGAACTTCTCGACCCTGGATCTGCCACCGGACGAACTCCTCGCCCGGCTCGACGACTTGGTGGCCCGCATCGACCAGGACACGGCCACGGACACGGCCGTGCACCCGGCCGTGGGCACGGCCACGGACGCCGACACGGACACGAAAACCGATACGGACTCGGCGACGATCGAGGCGGGCCCGGCGACGGATGAACTCGCCATCACCGGTGCCACCTGCCTCTACGCCATCTACGACCCCACCACCGGCACCTGCACCATGGCCCGGGCCGGCCATCCGCCACCCGCCGTCGTCCGCCCCGACGGCACCGTGGAGTTCACCGAGCTCCCCGCAGGCCCACCGCTCGGCGTGGGCAGTCTCCCCTTCACGGCCGTGGAGCTACGCCTTCCCGAGGGCAGTAGCGTCGTCCTCTACACCGACGGCCTCGTCGAGGACCGGGAACGCGACGTCGACACCGGTCTGGAGATCCTCGGTACGGCCCTGGCCCGCCCCTCCCGCCCGCCGGAGGAGACCTGCGACGTCGTCATCAGCGCACTGCGGCCCGACCGCCGGCGCGACGACATCACCCTCCTCGTCGCCCGCACCCGCCTCATGGACCCCGACCGCATCGCCGAGTGGGACGTGCCGCCCGACCCCTCGGCCGTGGCAGGCGCCCGCGCCGAGGTCACCCGACAGCTGACGGGCTGGGGGCTGGAAGAGCAGGCGTTCACCACCGAGCTGATCCTCAGTGAGCTGATCACCAACGCCATCCGCTACGCCCCAGGCCCGATCAAGGTCCGCCTCCTGTACGACCGGACGCTGATCTGCGAGGTGACCGACACCAGCAGCACCTCGCCCCACCTGCGCTACGCCGCCCACGAGGACGAGGGCGGTCGCGGCCTGTTCCTCATCGCCCAGCTCACCGAACGCTGGGGCACCCGCTACTTCGCCCGAGGCAAGGCCATCTGGACGGAGCAGGCCGTGACCTGA
- a CDS encoding aldo/keto reductase, whose translation MLRRRLGRGGPLVSAIGLGCMGMSDFYGPADETESVATIRRALEVGLGFLDTADMYGPYTNEELVGRAIAGCRDEVFLASKFGVVRSTDRRARRVDSTPAYAKRACTASLRRLGVDHLDLYYLHRRDPAVPIEDTVGAMSELVAQGKVRHIGLSEVNADTLRRACATAPIAALQSEYSLWTRGLEREILPTARELGVTLVAYSPLGRGLLTGALTGVDTLATDDVRRDHPRFRTENLAANLRLVHRLRTLAADLGCTAAQLALAWVLAQPDDVIPLPGMRRRTHLHENAGALAVPLSAEQVQSIADAIPEAAGERAPDVSRLEK comes from the coding sequence ATGCTGCGCAGGCGGCTGGGACGTGGCGGCCCGCTGGTTTCGGCGATCGGCTTGGGCTGCATGGGCATGTCCGACTTCTACGGCCCCGCCGACGAGACGGAGTCGGTCGCGACGATCCGTCGGGCACTCGAAGTGGGCCTCGGCTTCCTCGACACGGCCGACATGTACGGCCCGTACACCAACGAGGAGTTGGTGGGGCGAGCGATCGCGGGATGCCGCGACGAGGTGTTCCTGGCGTCCAAGTTCGGCGTCGTACGCTCCACCGACCGCCGCGCGCGACGGGTCGACTCCACGCCCGCCTACGCCAAGAGGGCCTGTACCGCGTCGCTGCGCCGACTCGGGGTGGACCATCTCGACCTCTACTACCTGCACCGACGCGACCCGGCCGTACCCATCGAGGACACCGTCGGGGCCATGAGCGAGCTCGTGGCCCAGGGCAAGGTGCGCCACATCGGTCTGTCGGAGGTGAACGCCGACACGCTGCGCCGTGCGTGTGCGACAGCCCCCATCGCCGCGCTGCAGAGCGAGTACTCGCTGTGGACGCGTGGCCTGGAACGGGAGATCCTGCCCACGGCCCGCGAACTCGGCGTCACGCTGGTGGCGTACTCGCCGCTCGGCCGCGGCTTGCTCACCGGAGCGCTGACCGGCGTGGACACCCTGGCCACCGACGACGTTCGCCGCGATCACCCCCGCTTCCGCACCGAGAACCTGGCGGCCAACCTGCGCCTGGTCCATCGCCTACGGACTCTGGCCGCGGACCTCGGCTGCACTGCCGCGCAACTGGCGCTGGCCTGGGTGCTGGCACAGCCGGACGACGTGATCCCCCTGCCGGGCATGCGACGCCGCACGCACCTCCACGAGAACGCCGGTGCACTGGCGGTCCCGCTCTCGGCCGAACAAGTGCAGTCGATCGCCGACGCGATACCGGAAGCCGCCGGCGAACGAGCACCTGATGTGTCACGGCTGGAGAAGTAG
- a CDS encoding TauD/TfdA family dioxygenase, giving the protein MTRDANNGWTRQTFISPTAFRIPYSPDHALLARRLRTEVLDRRGFAVVSGTPAGTMSTPQAQEFATSMLRHFGEPLMQGRGPDTALGWLVRDEGASAYTDDRRFHENAYTSESRGYLHLHNDRAVQPFGQAPDCIALLAHRKAAQGGASVLVDGWTLHRILRETSPHALDLLSTPYPVDRRHVTPHGESPVVRVPVFEHADDRVQVRCNLKRIRTAAELTGAPLPPEQRAALETLGQVPARPELKVTIPLQESDCLVIDDRRVLHGRTSYVDHPDTARRRCLIRVMLRVPARRVPESEAD; this is encoded by the coding sequence ATGACCCGGGATGCCAACAACGGCTGGACGCGGCAGACCTTCATCTCTCCCACCGCCTTTCGGATTCCCTACAGCCCCGACCATGCCCTCCTGGCCCGCCGATTGCGTACCGAGGTACTCGACCGGCGCGGCTTCGCCGTCGTGTCGGGCACGCCTGCCGGCACCATGAGCACCCCGCAGGCCCAGGAGTTCGCCACGTCGATGCTGCGCCACTTCGGCGAACCGCTCATGCAGGGCCGGGGCCCCGACACCGCCCTGGGATGGCTCGTGCGGGACGAGGGCGCCTCGGCGTACACCGACGACCGTCGCTTTCACGAGAACGCCTACACCTCCGAATCCCGCGGCTATCTGCACCTGCACAACGACCGCGCAGTGCAGCCCTTCGGCCAGGCCCCCGACTGCATCGCCCTCCTCGCGCACCGCAAGGCCGCGCAGGGCGGTGCTTCGGTCCTGGTGGACGGCTGGACGCTCCACCGCATCCTGCGCGAGACCTCCCCGCACGCTCTGGACTTGCTCAGCACGCCGTACCCGGTGGACCGCCGCCACGTCACGCCCCACGGCGAGAGCCCCGTGGTACGAGTGCCGGTATTCGAGCACGCCGACGACCGCGTCCAGGTCCGCTGCAACCTCAAGCGCATCCGGACCGCCGCCGAACTGACCGGCGCGCCACTGCCACCGGAGCAGCGAGCGGCTCTGGAAACCCTGGGCCAGGTGCCGGCCCGCCCGGAGCTCAAGGTGACGATCCCGCTTCAGGAGAGCGACTGCCTCGTCATCGACGACCGGCGCGTCCTACACGGCCGGACCTCCTACGTGGACCACCCCGACACCGCTCGCCGGCGCTGCCTCATACGAGTCATGCTGCGGGTACCAGCCCGCAGAGTCCCTGAGAGCGAGGCCGACTGA
- a CDS encoding GNAT family N-acetyltransferase, with product MILDLAFQELGVQRVAGWIPLDNEQRIKALDEHGALGKLGCATDEIRRNHVFINGSWRDCDLNSVSAEEWSRRRERIVARREESGTST from the coding sequence GTGATTCTCGACCTCGCCTTCCAGGAGCTCGGGGTACAGCGCGTCGCCGGGTGGATCCCCCTGGACAACGAACAGAGGATCAAGGCGCTCGACGAGCACGGCGCGCTCGGCAAGTTGGGGTGCGCCACGGACGAAATACGCCGCAATCACGTGTTCATCAACGGTTCCTGGCGGGACTGCGACCTGAACTCCGTGAGCGCGGAAGAGTGGAGCCGACGTCGCGAGCGGATCGTCGCGCGACGCGAGGAGAGCGGGACCAGCACGTAG
- a CDS encoding ferritin family protein, with protein MIPFSMRVRSMGILALMVCVPAGATVAVAPDVASALHAQTRADLDASMHGEAYAYATYSLFADQARAQNLPSVQQLFQRTAQVELGEHFAEEAKLSGLAGSDAANLQAAMKGEDYESHTMYPTFAKQARQDGDTAAAGLFEEIAKDESAHHAAFAKALEVLRTGKGTVPAPPGVKPVTVQAGEPRVRAARTKQNLGTALNGEALASAKYTQFAQAATAHGNQALARLFTGTADVERREHFAGEAQLAGIVAPTRQNLTTAINGEQYKSRIMYPTYARQAKTAGDAEAAKLFADNANAEAGHARAFENARDQLH; from the coding sequence ATGATCCCTTTCTCGATGCGTGTCCGGTCGATGGGCATCCTGGCCTTGATGGTCTGCGTACCCGCCGGTGCCACCGTGGCGGTGGCACCCGATGTGGCTTCCGCGTTGCACGCGCAGACCCGCGCCGATCTGGACGCGTCGATGCACGGCGAGGCGTACGCCTATGCCACCTACTCCTTGTTCGCCGACCAGGCACGTGCCCAGAACCTGCCGTCCGTGCAACAGCTCTTCCAGCGCACGGCCCAGGTGGAGCTGGGCGAGCACTTCGCGGAGGAGGCCAAGCTCAGCGGTCTGGCCGGCAGCGACGCGGCCAATCTGCAAGCGGCGATGAAGGGCGAGGACTACGAGTCGCACACGATGTACCCCACCTTCGCCAAGCAGGCCCGGCAGGACGGCGACACCGCCGCCGCCGGTCTCTTCGAGGAGATCGCCAAGGACGAGTCGGCCCACCACGCCGCGTTCGCCAAGGCGTTGGAGGTCCTCCGCACCGGCAAGGGCACCGTCCCGGCACCTCCCGGTGTCAAACCAGTGACCGTCCAGGCCGGGGAGCCCAGGGTCCGTGCGGCCCGGACGAAGCAGAACCTGGGCACCGCGCTGAACGGTGAGGCGCTGGCGTCGGCCAAGTACACCCAGTTCGCCCAGGCCGCCACCGCGCACGGCAACCAGGCACTGGCCCGCCTGTTCACCGGCACCGCCGACGTCGAGCGGCGCGAGCACTTCGCCGGCGAGGCGCAACTGGCCGGCATCGTCGCACCGACGCGCCAGAACCTCACCACCGCGATCAACGGCGAGCAGTACAAGTCCCGCATCATGTACCCCACCTACGCCCGCCAGGCCAAGACAGCCGGCGACGCCGAGGCCGCGAAACTGTTCGCCGACAACGCCAACGCCGAGGCCGGTCACGCCCGCGCCTTCGAGAACGCGCGCGACCAACTCCACTGA
- a CDS encoding ATP-binding cassette domain-containing protein, whose translation MVGGELFVLEDVTVRHGNTVLLGQVTCTVGAGMCTALVGPSGAGKSTLLRLLNRMAEPTSGRVLLHGRPLPDWDVLMLRRRVGLVGQQPVLLTEHVVDELRVGRPGLSEDEARVLLVKVGLSAALLARPTAGLSGGEAQRLCLARALAVRPEVLLLDEPTSALDAASARAIEESVRELLAAGLSVVLVSHNTAQARRLADRALVLREGRLVASGPADEVAYLKEER comes from the coding sequence ATGGTGGGTGGCGAACTGTTCGTCCTGGAGGACGTGACGGTGCGGCACGGCAACACGGTGCTGCTCGGGCAGGTGACCTGCACGGTCGGGGCCGGGATGTGCACGGCGCTGGTCGGTCCGTCCGGCGCGGGGAAGTCCACGCTGCTACGGCTGCTCAACCGGATGGCAGAACCCACCAGCGGCCGGGTACTCCTCCACGGCCGACCGCTGCCGGACTGGGACGTGCTGATGCTGCGGCGCCGTGTCGGCCTGGTCGGGCAGCAGCCGGTCCTGCTCACCGAGCACGTCGTCGACGAGCTGCGGGTCGGCCGCCCGGGGCTGAGTGAAGACGAAGCACGCGTGCTGCTGGTCAAGGTGGGCCTGTCGGCCGCCCTGCTCGCCCGGCCGACCGCCGGGCTTTCCGGCGGGGAGGCACAGCGCCTGTGTCTCGCCAGAGCCCTGGCCGTCCGTCCCGAGGTGCTGCTCCTGGACGAGCCCACCTCGGCCCTCGACGCCGCCAGTGCAAGGGCCATCGAGGAGTCGGTCCGTGAACTGCTGGCCGCCGGTCTGTCCGTCGTGCTGGTCAGCCACAACACGGCCCAGGCCCGCCGCCTCGCCGACCGCGCGCTCGTCCTGCGCGAGGGCCGGCTCGTCGCTTCCGGCCCCGCCGACGAGGTGGCCTACCTCAAGGAGGAGCGATGA
- a CDS encoding ABC transporter permease: MNPAVPSWPGVAASAALVLLAIAVAWYRRLHLAREITVAAIRAGLQLTAVGAVLVFVFQHTGLAGAAGWLALMVLVAGQVAARRARGLPHALPVATAAITSGTAATMGSLLALGVIATQSRVVIPVGGMVVSGAMQATALVLIRLRDEARTARPAIEARLALGLSAADAFAPHMRSTLRTALIPAIDSTKTVGLISLPGAMTGLILAGVTPLTAIRYQIVVMYMLLAAAALASLTAARLAEHTLFDPAHRLRPLAPEPSKPR, from the coding sequence ATGAATCCCGCCGTTCCCAGCTGGCCCGGCGTCGCCGCCTCGGCGGCCCTGGTCCTGCTCGCCATCGCCGTGGCCTGGTACCGGCGCCTCCACCTGGCCCGCGAGATCACGGTCGCCGCCATCCGGGCCGGGCTCCAACTCACCGCCGTCGGCGCCGTACTCGTATTCGTCTTCCAGCACACCGGACTTGCCGGAGCCGCCGGCTGGCTCGCCCTCATGGTGCTCGTCGCCGGCCAGGTCGCCGCCCGCCGCGCTCGTGGCCTGCCCCACGCGCTGCCCGTCGCCACGGCAGCCATCACCAGCGGCACCGCGGCAACCATGGGGTCCCTGCTCGCGCTCGGTGTGATCGCCACCCAGTCCCGCGTGGTCATCCCGGTCGGCGGCATGGTCGTCTCCGGCGCCATGCAGGCCACCGCGCTCGTCCTGATCCGCCTGCGCGACGAGGCACGCACCGCCCGTCCGGCCATCGAGGCCCGCCTCGCCCTCGGCCTGTCCGCCGCCGACGCGTTCGCACCCCACATGCGCTCCACCCTGCGCACCGCGCTCATCCCCGCCATCGACTCCACGAAGACCGTCGGCCTGATCAGTCTGCCCGGCGCCATGACCGGCCTCATCCTCGCCGGCGTCACCCCGCTGACCGCCATCCGCTACCAGATCGTCGTGATGTACATGCTTCTCGCCGCAGCCGCCCTGGCCTCCCTCACCGCCGCCCGCCTCGCCGAACACACCCTCTTCGACCCCGCCCACCGCCTGCGCCCACTGGCCCCCGAACCTTCCAAGCCCCGCTGA
- a CDS encoding phosphotransferase family protein: MDEVEVVVAHSERATLRVGDVFLKVDADQTRIDVEVEAMALAPVPTPKVLWRRPPVLAVAAVAGTALGRLGEPSTASPAAWAAAGAVIRKLHDAPLPPWPGRAGKGLDELAADLDGECEWLVTNGVLPADLVTRNRQVAQAALRPWTPVFTHGDLQIAHVFVDGDEITGIIDWSEAGRGDALFDLAILTLGHQEHLGDVVAGYGADVDLDVIRAWWSLRSLLAVRWLVEHGFDPSAPGCEVDVLKARL; the protein is encoded by the coding sequence ATGGATGAGGTCGAGGTGGTCGTCGCCCATTCCGAGCGCGCGACCCTGCGCGTCGGCGACGTGTTCCTGAAGGTGGACGCCGATCAGACGCGCATCGACGTCGAGGTCGAGGCGATGGCCCTGGCGCCGGTCCCGACCCCGAAGGTCCTGTGGCGCAGGCCGCCCGTGCTGGCGGTCGCGGCGGTCGCGGGGACGGCGCTCGGCCGCCTCGGCGAGCCGTCGACCGCCTCACCGGCGGCGTGGGCAGCGGCGGGTGCCGTCATCCGGAAGTTGCATGACGCGCCGTTGCCGCCCTGGCCCGGCCGGGCGGGCAAGGGCCTCGACGAGTTGGCGGCGGATCTCGACGGCGAGTGCGAGTGGCTCGTGACGAACGGCGTCCTGCCTGCCGACCTGGTCACCCGCAACCGCCAGGTCGCCCAGGCCGCGCTCCGGCCGTGGACTCCGGTGTTCACCCACGGCGACCTACAGATCGCCCACGTCTTCGTCGACGGCGACGAGATCACGGGCATCATCGACTGGTCCGAGGCGGGCCGGGGTGATGCCCTTTTCGACCTCGCCATCTTGACTCTCGGACACCAGGAGCACCTCGGCGACGTCGTCGCCGGCTATGGCGCCGACGTTGACCTCGATGTGATCCGCGCGTGGTGGTCGTTGCGAAGCCTGCTGGCGGTTCGCTGGCTGGTCGAGCACGGCTTCGACCCGTCCGCGCCGGGCTGTGAGGTCGACGTGCTCAAAGCCCGGCTGTGA